A region of the Arctopsyche grandis isolate Sample6627 chromosome 10, ASM5162203v2, whole genome shotgun sequence genome:
AAAAGGTGTAGTAATAGCGTTGGTACATAATATGGAAGTGAccgaaaaattatatgaaattatttctgGAAAAGCTGATCCGTTAAATTCAACTTTTCACTtaacatataatatgatattgaaCCTGCTGAGACAAGAGGAAATCAATCCTGAATATATTATCCAAAAGAGCTTTCTACATTACCAAAACCGTGCAGCAATCAAAGATAAAAAGAAATGTAAACAAAttcattcgtatttttttttaatttactatatttttgtGCATATATATTCAACATTTCTCTtatagttttacaaaaaaacaaaaataaatatgacaataaGGTGATCGAAAATGAACCAGCGGTCTTATCGTATTTCGAGATCAAACAAAAGCTATCCGTTTTACACAATAAGATTCGAGATATAATATTATCTCCAAAGTATATAGTGAAATTTATACATCGAGGGCGTTTAATAAAAGtatgataaattaatattatttcgtTATATGATAACAATATCccaaatgtgtttttaaatcattttactATCTGATTGCTTATTTTAGTTAAAAAGTGAAGACAATGAATATGATTGGGGCGTTATTATGAACTTCAAAAAGAGTATTAAAAAAAgcccacattcaaatataagaGACAATAAATATCCAAATTTTGACATGAAAATCGATGTACTGTTGCATGTGGAGAAATCAAACTCCTTACCAAATTATATTCCTAATCCATTTTCCACTGAAAAGGTATGTTCATAGATAAATAAGAAGAATATCaagatatttataatttatatatatatttatatttaaaataaggtttaattatttaaaaatccgtTTAAACTATTTTACTCTGATCAGACTCCAATAAAACTGCCCTAATTCAGAAAATTCTGTTTTTGGTTGTGTCATAAATTTTCGATGTTAGACTGAATTTTTTGTATGTCATCTGTGAGAcctcattacatatgtatgtatatacatacatgttaaaatatttttatcacataataatttgaattttaaacttcTTATAACATTGAAAAACATGAGCTTTTTACAactgtttttatatttacaaatcttgtacatgtatgtatgtttgaaattATCATTAACCGGACTGAAACGGCTTTTTTTTTAGAAGGGACAAGTCGGAACATTTACTGTTGATTATCGGTTAATATATCAAATAAGTGCTGAGACTGTTGATATATCTCAATTTAATGGCAATaagaatgaaaaacaaaaaaagtttttgaaatttattaataagataaaaaatgaatatccaGATGGTTTGCCACTTCTTCATCCCATATCAGATATGAATATCACTGATGAACGTGTTCCACGTATTGTAGAAGAAATAACCAACTACGAAAATGCGTTAGTATCAACATAAACCTTTATAATGGTATAAAATTAATCTTAGCATTTCTTCCCGCGCAGTtgatttttactataaaaaaatcatgtcataactagaggtaggaccggaagcgtcccgttcattgttaattgttcgctgtgctttgttcaattttatgaagaacctttttttttttgcactctagctttataaatagacccaaaacgccctgattcctggaaaaaacacgcttccggtcctacctctagtcataacacaaacttttaccaaaattttattggtattttaacttgatattttatagtaaaaaaaagatTTGTATCAACGTAGGAGCAGAGTAATACATGCATaatgggtgaccgtgaaaaagtcgaaaatattcgtttatcatgcatacatatgaaaaacgattagtatatatatatcagtggcgtgcggtaaaagtctgtctccccccgtcgtacatcctcacttaatttgcgcgagcaggatacaacagcaacaagaggaacaggcttttgcctcccgtatcctgcgcgcgcacattaaacacgGCTGTATTaccaaaagagagataatttcaccgcatgccactgatatatatatattatttatacatagtatcgtttaccatgcaccctttttttttgatctttcgatattcaatctttgccttccgatatttgctttttcgaccttttcgctttcggtcccgtgaagtagacccatacataatacatattttattgtttcttCACAAAATATTATGTTTCAGATTATTAAGGCATTCATTACACAGAAATAAAAATAGGAATTCACTATGTGAAAAATTAAAAGCTAAACAAAAAATCTTATGTGAAATAAAAGATTGTGAATTAGAAATTACCAATGTAACGCGAATGTTAATGCTTAACGAGCTACAGCAGCGTAAGTTAGTACTTAGGACTCTCGGTTATTGTGATGACACTGATATTATAACTGTAAAAGGAAGAGTAGCTTGTGAATTTaggtatttttttgttattcattTAATACTTTATCTGAAAGAATGCTTAATTTAAAGAAAACTTTTGTTCGCAGTTGTGATGAATTGCTCCTAACTGAGATAATTTTTAGTGGAATTCTCAATAAAACACCAGTAGATTACTGTGTGGCATTGTTAAGTTGCCTACTTTGCcaagaaaaaattgcaaatgAACCTAATTTTGATGGGTTAATCACAGAAGCCATAGGCAATGTGAGAGTGAGtattttccttttttacaaactttttattattaacttgtatgtatgtatatatgtatgtacatacatacatacactcaaaaCACTTAaaaccaatatttaaatgtacaacatattcaaatagagtaatgaattgtaataaattaaaaagaaaatttgatatttattgactTATATCGTcataaaaagtacatatgtgttCTATaactgttatatttttttagcaaCTCATTTCTAAAGTTGACAAAGTCATGAAAGATGTGGGTTTAGTAGAGTTGACATCTGATACCATCCATGAATTCCAACCACATATGATAAACGTTATATTAACATGGTGTGGGGGAGCTTCTTTTCTTGAAGCATGTAAAGTAACAAGCATTTATGAAGGTAGAGAAATATCTATGCATACATGGAttctatgtttttattttatgaaacatcattatttctgtttaaatattgttttaggaTCTATCATTCGATACATGCGTGGGACGGAAGAAATTTTAAGACAACTTTTTAAGGCTGCAAAAAATATAGGAAACATTGATCTTGAAGTAAAATTGAGCGACGGAATTAAACGATTGAAAAGAGGGATTGTATTTGCGGCtagtttgtatttataatttcaataaatacccaaaataaaatttgcatttcgttttatcattaaatttatatataatatttacgtgtaggtatgtataattGGAGCCTCTCAAAAATAAATTCGAGGTTCAGACCAACCAATATTTTTGTAACGCCCTGTCCccctttttaaaaaatcaaaacccTGGAAGAAGAAaatgctttttaaaaaataaaaaagtttttattttttatttaatatttacaaaagtttTTCGTGCTTTAGCACCAGCAAAATCAGATTTTGTCCCAAAATTAttccgttattttttttatattccggttcaagtaaaaatatatgtattggtTCGGTTCCGGAAAAAATAACGGCTTTCGGTTCAGTTCTGAGTGATAAATTTTTATCACGAAGTCCGCGAAACTTGAAACACATTGAAAATGTTGCCGAAAATTGGTATTAACGATATGTATcggaaaacagtaaaaattaaaacaattttacagaCAAAGATATAAATCCGCATTTATCTTAATGGCTTTAAGTAAAATATCCAACACGAGTATTTTGAGATCTGCCAAAACATACGATCAGTCATAATGATTTTCATTCCAACAGTGAGTTGGAATCTTGAacctttttttcaaatatacaaagATGGGTGAATGAATGGTCCCGGCAAAAATTTTCGTTGGTTAGTTCCGGCAGTTTTCGGTTCAGTTCCGGTTCGAAGCCCCGCTTTTGAATGGTATAAGTATTACGTTTATAAATAGTTTGTATTATTccgtaaatatttaattaattttggaagtcaataataaaattataagaatATTTTACAAAGATTTCCTAATTTGGTCTCTTAACTCAAATAAAGAAATGTTTACAGTACTAATAAATTTATTCTCTTTCAACATGCTTAACAGACCAAACCTTCCGACTTGACAAATTAAGGTCTATAACTACTTTTATTGTGCTGCTCGTTGGATCATTTTCAAATGCTTGCAAAATTAATTCATCGACCTGGTAATGGTATGGTAAAAGATTGGTAAAAGAAGCCATTACACCTACTACGTTAATAAGTCCATGCCGTGAAAATCTGTTtttatcgtaaaaaaaatatttgtgcaGGAGCATAATAAAAGGGGACTTGGTATGACGTCCTTCTTttcgaaatcaacgggcacaacactagaatatatagcaaaaggtaatacaaagctacaaaatcaattaattttttcaatgtccttaATTTAGTCAGGTGGTAAATCCTTTTTAAATCTTCTGTCGGGCGCAATATGGTGTACATAGAGTTTAAGAGCTAtgtgcagagaaatgttataacatttctctgtctaTGCGCTTTGCCTGTCTATGTTACTACGCCATCGAAAATCGCGTCGAAAAATGACTAAAGAATTAAATTTACTACTACTAGTTTGAAACTCGGTTACAATTTGAAATTCGGTGAATTTGTCTTTCGATATAAAGATATTAGATAAATTTATCTTTCGGTCTACAGATTTTCGATGAAAGCGGTATTAGTGGAATAGCATTCGGTGAATGGATTTCAGTGTATAGCattggcgccgtccacacaTAGGGTTGCCAACCGTCCCGGAATTGGTATCACTGTCCCGTATCCCGGATGAATGCTAAATTGTCCTGGAAATTTTGAGGAaactattacatttttttttattgaaattgacaTCGTGTACATAAATCCGTTGAACGTCCTTCTAACGTACACACAGTCCCAGgacagaatattacgccaccccatTGAACCGCGTTCGCGCCCATTTAAaacggttataaataattcacaataagatcttttgggctattttttttgttgtaagcTCATCCTTATTTACTACTTTATTCACCAACAAAAGATAATACAACATTATCCttcaaaatgtcttcaaaaataaaagtgaaatgagATAAATGAGTTTGCCCCTGAATTACGTAAAGCATATACGAGCGTTTGTgcgaagatttttttattatttcgttaacaacaccgtgattttttcttttgctgcagctttactatatttttagggtaagttgatgattaatttgtaaaaaaatactttcatttatgttttaaattgcttgtgagtcttaaccctttgactgctacaacaacgataaatcgttgttttgaaatcggcgaagattgctacgacgatcgttgttgacgtcattaattgtcgtatttcaatactttctttgagccaccagcgcatcagtggcacgaaacattttttttatatacgtatttatatttatttttcaatcaagctttataaatatttatcaattttttaaataaaagctcttcaatttcgggttcatcatcaaagtaaatttcgggttcgttgtcaatgtcatataaggagttattacttgggaattgattattatcgataaattcattttcagaatcagtagagctgctgatttgtcgagttcctcggcgaggagctattatttcgctttcatcactttcactgtccgatatcattttgcagagttaaaataaatggcaaaaaacaatagaaatccgctttcaattatataggtcacgagacgtcacgaattcatgcaatcaatcaaatgcaactgaaatgcatacaaaatgtttatgatacatgttgaaaaattatttgattattagaaacttcgcatccttgtgtgtctcgctcacacgtacacaattaaaaccaagaaagaaagagagagagaccgctacctgtttcgaatatatcgcatgttgtaaggatacatcgatatctaaaaatagattattgaaaagaataaagcctcggaaaacaatcgtcaaaacttatttagtgtatatacatatgtaggtatctctttcgcacgcacgcatgtaaaagcaagacagaaagagagagcacgagtccacgactgcttcttaaaaatgtatataaagtattataaaaattacgagtgttcggcgaagtaagtatgtaaaaaaaaatattatatttattttttttcaaaataattacaaatgttagcatttttcgcttggacattgaaaaacctcgtagcagccaaagggttaaatagaTTAGTCGAAAAGCAATTCTTTTTAAAGAGAGAAATGCAAGTATTATAGCATTAATAAAAActagaatgttttataaacataaaatcgcgACAATAGAGGGTATAAGTTATACGACTGTTTGCAAAATAAGGAGACACTTTGGCGATTTCACTTTCTTCCAGATGTTAGACAAGGAAAATGATGACAAGATATGGGCAGAGTATTTCAAAGAGCATGAAAAATCGGTTGAGCTGATGAAAATTGTGTCTTTCATTATGTCCATCCCTGCAGTAATGCTTACCCAGAAAGAGTATTTAGTCACATGAAGTGTGTGGACGAAGGCCAGGAATAACATAAATATCACCTTGGTAAAGGCGAAATTGCAAATAAGACCTCTTTTactcttatgtatatatttttttgtattcgaataaaggaaccaaagtaatattttccgcatgtaaaaactataaaatatgttccgaacgaataaaaaaaaatatataaaaattgagttTTGAGCTATTTGTCCCGGAATTGTCTCAGAAAAAGTTGGCAACCCTATCCACATACACGAATTCTActaccgatatttccatatccagttcctaaatagcaaccacaggttgcaatatgggaactggatatggaaatatcgttagtagatatcgtgtgtgtggataGGGTTGCCAACTTTTTCTGAGACAATTCCGGGACAAATAGCTCAAAActcagtttttatatatttttttattcgttcgGCGCATTCGACCAGTTTACATGCTCCCGCCGACGGGATACCGACACGGCCGGAAAGAGCACAGCCAACAGCCATGAGGGCTTTTGGCACCTATACAATTATTGGCAAATTAGTGGAATATTGTCTATgaattatgaatatatatgtatattcataattgTACTTTAAAACGACTTTTTTCTTTGATAAACAATATGTGGTCCAATTATAAAACGCATTTGAatgttaaaactttaaaatgtatgttattttctagtaaaattttaattagtcTTACAAGAACGttcaagaaaattaattaaattttctctaaatcaaatatttagaaaaaaatgtaaaagggGCCGGCATCGACAGATACGCACGCGGACGACCGACGATTCCTTGGAATGGATCTGTTTATAAACGTTGAAaccgattttttattttcataaatgtgcgtCCATGATTATCTAATGTTCGTTAACGTTAttagtaatttaaatatttaaaaatatttttttaggaaaaatgtcctggttttaaatttgaaaaaatggtCTCCATACTCGCGACGTGATCATGAATGATAAAATCGATAGTTGAATATTATTCCCACTATTATTCTTTTTTATTGCCACAAATTTCAATATAGTCTACTCAAACGTTACaaccacactaccgatatctacacccgatatttacgaatttttccatatccagttcccatattgtggttgctatttaagaactggttatggaaaaattcgtaaatatcgggtgtagatatcgatagtgtggacgtagccaaagCTTCTATTGCaattaatattttgtgaaaCACGTTTTTATGGATGAAATTCGATTTCTGTAATTTCTTTCAgcttcataaaaaaaaagaagaactcGTAGATAATATTGgctcgtatatattatatgttgacattttatttatttcgaataaacGTCAGTTTTATTATGACGCGAGGTAGTGGCGCGTACTCGACCGCTTTCGACCTGCGAAACAGTCGTAAGAAAGCGATTGCAAAGGTATAAATAGAGGGCGCTCGCGCCGCGTCGACGATTTCGAGCGTACGGGCGAACCGTTCAGTCGCTGCCTGACCTTCCATGAGAGAGACGGTGAGCGCAGTTTCAGCCGCAGCCGCAGCGGCGCGGCCCAGAGGACGAACGCGTCGACCCACCaacaccaccaccaccatcGTCGATACCTTCAACACCATCACCATCGACACCGACACCACAGACATCACCTTCAGTAGCAGCACCAGCTCCAGCGCGGCCAGGTCGCGGCTTTAGCGTCGCGGACTTACCACCGACTCTCGTCAACCCGAGCGACCAACTTCAGTGTAGCTGTGCTTTATTCGATAGGTAGATAGACAGATCCAGTGATCGGCTTCGACATGACCAACTGTCAGTCGCGCGCTGCGGCGGCCACGGCGGCTGTCGCCCCCAGCGGTCGTAAACCGCGCCCTCCCAGGCATCATCACGGCCACCCCGCACACGCGCCCACCCACGCGCACGGCCACAGCCACGCGCACGCGCACGCCCGCACGAGACAACCCTCGTTCGCGGCCAGCAAGTGGGGCGACGCGCCCGCCGCCCAGGCCCTACCCCGCCCGCCCACACACTGGACGCGCGTGGGGCCTGCCGCAGCTCATCTCCAGCTGCACCAACACCAACACCTGCAGTTGCACCAACAGCTACAATTCCACCAACAACATCAACACCAACACCAGCTGCTGCAGATGGCCGCATAGCCGATCGCCATCTAAATTGACGCCAACGCCAACGCGTGAACGACGACGAGTGAAAGGGGTGGTCGGTCCTCGCGATCTGTCGCTTTTTCCGCGACGAAAACTAGAGACGTGTGTATATTTGAAGCGAGGCCGACCGCAGTGTGAACGAGAGAGAACGCCGTCATACGGCGATTGGTATGTGTTTGTCGTTgcattcaatattttcaattatttgcaTAAAAAAAGAGACTaatgttaaaaatcaaatctaatctaataatatatatatgtattattatcattttataatCGTGCGCGTCCGACGTAGAGAGATCTTATTTCTGTCGTTTCTTTGTTTGTATATTCGAGAGTGAGTGAGCGAGAGAATGTGtgcgagaaagagagagagatatctatatatatatatgaataggaGGCGCTACGTTGCGCCCGAGAACAGAAaaatcctttttattatattctgtggaaaataattgtatttgacaatataattttgattgtaaatattataaatatatatgtatacatattatatagagtGGATAGACTACAAATATTGGGTCTTAAAGTTTATAGAGATGTGTAATTGTACAACTGTGATGTTCCAAGTCGATGTCGACGCGACCGGACCACCCCACGACTTCCTTCGGCCAAAAGGTGAAGCGCTCTCGCGGCCCTTTCGGGGCGCGTTCGCGATCATGCTCGTCCGAAAGTTTGACGGATTCCGTGCCGATACGATGAGCGACTGTTCGATCGcatcatcattattttaaaaacttcaaTTTTGCACGAAGCTGTATTGTGAGCGTGCAGCGAACGCGCCCTTGCACCGAACGAACGCGTCTTGAAAATTGAGACGCCATTTTGAATATAGGTTTTcagtacatttcgttcgttcggCACGAAAGCTCCTTcggaaattaaatataaagctCGATTCGAACCCGCCAATTTTCGACCGGCCGGTCGGCGAGCTTTACgccgttttgttttgtttttttttttgtacttcgCACAACCCCGAGGTTGTACGCTAGTCTATACGGCGTTATACGCGTTATTGTCGAGAGCTTTACACCGAAACCCCACAAATCCAAAGGAagtcgtttattttattatatcatagattaatgtattgtttttgatctaatttttatatttatattattgcaaaacGAACCTAAAAACCTCACGACCGCCGTCCTTCGACGTTGTGAgcccaaaaaaataaataattataaatatattaacccTGGGGTTTATGTTAGTTTTGGGGTAGTTCGCGTTTCGCGCAGACATCGCAGTGCATTTACGCGTTGCgtgcgtgtgtttgtttgtatgcgTGGGGATGTTATGTGGTCGTTTGCGTGACGTATGTGAGAAATTGATGTTTGTAGTGGGGGCGGGGCTTTGCCCTCTCGAGGGCTATTTACGCCGGCGAAAGCGATcccaaatgtaatattatgcgtGCCGCTCATTAAGAGTCGCATCTTTGCCGTTTCGATGAAGTATGATCGCATTCGCTCGCGTGACGGCCGCACTATGTCCGCCtctgtaaattgtaaaattaatgtAAACGTTTGCCGAGGTGTGGGTCTCCGCCCGATGTATGATGAGATGGTGTAGAGAATGGTCGAGGTAGGGCGCAGGACGACGGCGAAGGGCACAGCCCCGCCCGTCGTCCTGCGCCCCCCCCTCGCAGTGCACGCCCGCCGGCCGAAAAGGCCGCGTTTTTAGATCGCAAACAGTACAAATTTGtatttctaattttaaaatcttgacATTTTTAGTCGATCGTATGTATGTCGCCGGGGGGCTACGCCCCTCCCCAACGagatttatatattgtaaattttattgtgaTGCACAGCCAACGAGACCAATAAGTAAAGAAAAAATACTAAATGTAAATTAAGTGAGCCCTGTTGGCGCTGCAGTTTTGTGTTGCATTTTACTTTGTTAAAAAATCTATGACGCGCCTTACATGGCCGTccaaaatgaaaacatttttcttcttttatgtattttaaaaatggaaaGACGACCGCGACCATTTCTGCGATTCGATTCGTCCCTTCCATTTCAATTTCACATTTCGATTCAAATTCCAAATCtgctaaattcaaattttatttcatatatacaatttatataatatatttaatttctgtTTAGACTTTTAAATCGAACGCTTCTATGTTATTGTGTAAAATGATCTCAGTTGTATGTTTTCcgacaattatttttatccgaATTCACATTTCCTCAATGCAGCATCAGCGCGTGTATTAAAAGTTGCGCTGATgtcttaagaaaaaaaattattgaattaatcaAGAAAAAAGTATGAAGTCTATAATCTCAATACATGTAATTGGGGAAGAtctgaattttataaatactgTGATGTTCGaaaataagaaatttattaatattttacacgAAACaaagtttaaatattgtatgttatTTTTAAGGCATATAATGTTAAGTGatcaaaatttgtaaaaaaaaaaaaccaaacaaacaaatgg
Encoded here:
- the LOC143917600 gene encoding exosome RNA helicase MTR4-like → MASIDSLFSLFDIENQTNSNQQNNDNHLSKNNLKRSSSSISTNKKKLKCDEDELNFIMSDKPPKINVHSVTTDNGCLHEVVFNTNSIPELIVKNNPAKKYKFDLDPFQKQAILCIDNNQSVLVSAHTSAGKTVVAEYAIALALRNKQRIIYTTPIKALSNQKYRELAEEFGDVGLMTGDVTIEPKASCIVMTTEILRSMLYRGSELAKEVGWVVFDEIHYMRDRIRGIVWEETIILLPHNVRHVFLSATIPNATQFAEWICYLHDQPCNVVYTEYRPTPLQHYVYPANGDEMLLLVDEKGLFHKNNYNAALSMLGSENTEKLFKKQSFHTPGRNESVLKTVRNVMLINMAPLIVFSFSKAECENFAMGLKNTTYNSDSERKLVDEIFNNAISLLNEDERQLPHVVNVIPLLREGIGFHHGGLLPIIKETIEILFGEGLIKVLFATETFAMGLNMPAKTVIFTSLQKYDGSKSRNISSGEYIQMSGRAGRRGIDEKGVVIALVHNMEVTEKLYEIISGKADPLNSTFHLTYNMILNLLRQEEINPEYIIQKSFLHYQNRAAIKDKKKFLQKNKNKYDNKVIENEPAVLSYFEIKQKLSVLHNKIRDIILSPKYIVKFIHRGRLIKLKSEDNEYDWGVIMNFKKSIKKSPHSNIRDNKYPNFDMKIDVLLHVEKSNSLPNYIPNPFSTEKKGQVGTFTVDYRLIYQISAETVDISQFNGNKNEKQKKFLKFINKIKNEYPDGLPLLHPISDMNITDERVPRIVEEITNYENALLRHSLHRNKNRNSLCEKLKAKQKILCEIKDCELEITNVTRMLMLNELQQRKLVLRTLGYCDDTDIITVKGRVACEFSCDELLLTEIIFSGILNKTPVDYCVALLSCLLCQEKIANEPNFDGLITEAIGNVRQLISKVDKVMKDVGLVELTSDTIHEFQPHMINVILTWCGGASFLEACKVTSIYEGSIIRYMRGTEEILRQLFKAAKNIGNIDLEVKLSDGIKRLKRGIVFAASLYL